The sequence below is a genomic window from Perca fluviatilis chromosome 13, GENO_Pfluv_1.0, whole genome shotgun sequence.
CATCTCTGATTTGTTCAAATAGACGCAATGAAGAGAAACAAAATGGCAATTTATTTGGGCAACATTTCTTGTTGTTTTGATAAAAATGCATAACAAAATATTCTCAAGGTCACAACCTTGTTTTTCTCATCACTAAAGAATAATCACGATAAAATCttatttcatgatctaaacacgCACTCGGTGACCATTTTATTAATGTACACCTGTACAATTGTGCTATATCATCCAATACATTTGTTCTGCCATAAGTCTACTTTTATGATGCCCATAATTTACGTTTTTTTACTTGACACTGTCTCAGAGGTGTTAGGTACATTATGTAATGGAATATTGAGGATATAGGTTATGATTGTGTGGAAGAAACACCTTTGAATGTAATGCAGTACAACACTGACATCACTAACTATGACCTCAGTAATAAACATAACACAAgaacatttaatttacacatttctgatgtcaacaaaaactgaacaattATAAactttttaaagacagatagcAGAGCTGTTGTCTTATATTGTATTGTACAGATGTACATAATTAAATCACCACAAAGTTTCAAGTATAATTTTTCcggcattgtttaaaaaaaaaaaaaaaaaagatttcttttATGATAATTCGTTATTATGTCATGATCTCAACAAACAAAGCTTGTTACATTAAGATCACAAAGAGGGcaacaaaaatctaaataatcCCACTCGTTGCTCTGGCCTTCAGTACGATGCACTTATAGATGGGAGTTTGTGAGCAGGTGTTTCTTCCAGTCAGTGACGGTCTACTGCCAGTCAAAGACTTCATATTCACATCTCCGAGTCACTCTTCATCACCTGCAGTAGCTTTGTCGCATTCGTTTTCAGAGGAAGTCTGGGGCTGGGTGTCTCTAGACCTGGTTTCAGTACTTCAACAATGTTCTCATTTCCCACAGCCCAACAAGATGCATCAGATGTCTTGTTTTGACCGACCAACAGTCTAAAACTCCAAAGATAAACCGTTTACTATCATATATATGACATAGAAAAACATGAATTTATcagaatgtttggcattttttgcttgaaaaattactAAACCGATAAATCGATGATCAAAATGGTTGCAGATTGTTTTTCTGTTCGATTTATTGTCTGATCATTGCAGctctagattttttttttttagctttcatTATTACTTTCAGTCATTATGCAGTAAGGAACAGATGTTGTGCTACATTTGGACACACTGGTGACTTATCCATCCCAAGTAATATATAAAAGGACATGTACTAGCTAGAATCCAAGATTATGAAGTTTGTCGATATTTTTGTATGCCTTTTAATTGGTCATTGATGCCAGAATTTCTTCTTtcttatttagttttttaatgCCCAGCTGTTGAGGGTGGTCTGTCATGGCCTTGCAGTATAGTTAATACAGACGAAGCCTTCAGGTTTCATCACTTGGACCAAACCAACGTGCCTGGTCGGGGGGAAGGGAGGGGTGAGGGTGCAGGACTTGGAGGGGCCTTACAGCATGGAGCTGATGTGCTCTGTACTGCTAACTGTGCTAGCCACATGTCACCAGAACCAAACTTAAGCTGCTATAAGAAAACACGTGTATTTAATAAATCATCAGAtacatataggctatatattatTACAGAGAGATTAAGAGGATAATGGTATTTTGCTGCACTTAAACAGATGCATGTGTTTATGGTTAAACGGACGTGATTCTTGTTTGAAGTCgcctaaaacattttaattctaAGAATATCAGAACAGTTTGtccccctctgtgtgtgtttgtcacgTTTGAAGCAGTTTCTTAATGTCAGACATTACCAGCATTTGATTTTACTTGAAGAAAATTAGTTGTGGGCATGTTTAACATTGTTGGCTAGTGTTCTGCTTGTTTTTGAAAGTCTACATGGAGCCTTATTCCCCTTTTACCGCCACATACAGTAAATCAACCTCTAGAGCGTGTTGGCAGGGCTTTGTGTGCTACAGTCCTGTACATCAGATGCCTTTTTTGTCctcaaaaaataaaagcattttaaGTATGAATTGAGATATTTATATGTAGAGATATTAATGTGATGCACACACCACTTATTTTTTCTAACAAAGTCCTATTTGAAACAGAAGCTGTATCGAAATATGGCGTTTAATAATCGTAGTGGTCTGTGATCATTTTTCCAAATTTGATAATGCAATAGGTTTACTTGTGTGAAAAGCGAAACTGATGTGTTAGCTGTGTCCACCTGCTTTGTGGAGACTGTTGGGGGTTGTTTTTGTCACGTAAGTGATCAGATGAACCATCAACCCTCCTCTGCAAAGACGACCTGTGAAGACCTCCCTCTGCTGTTATTTTATCATCTCAAAAGCTCATCAAAGAAGTGAACTTTGAATTTGATCATGTTTGAGACATTTGTCAATGCACGTGCTGCAAACTATATTCATTAAGGGAGGAGGGTTGAGAGTTCATCCTTGGACCGATTCTGTCCGTTAACAGACTGTGCCTTGCTTGATGGTGCTGAAAAAACAACCAGTAAATCAAAGAAATCTTAACTTGCAGAATGGGCGCAGAGGCCTGAGTCTACGTTGATAAGTATATATTGATACATGAcaatactgtatttgttttgtgtgtgtgtgtgtgtgtgcgcgtgtgtgtgtgtgcgcgtgtgtgtgtgtggataccTCTGACATatgccaagaaacacaagataTGCAGAACTGATCAGTGTGGAGCTGACAGGACCAAAAGACCTGTGGGGATCAGTTTAGTTAACGGGCACTCAAGCACAACCTAAAAACTAACCTttctaaataataaaaataaatagggGAACACTCATGGCTCTGTAGGTAACGAGTATCTCAGTTTAGACGTTATGTAGcattatttatttctctttatttCTACAGGGACATGATGCCTCCCTTTACTGCCTGTAAACACgtattttcctcctttttttttaatgtgttctTGAATGGACAGCAATAATGAAGCAATTGTAAAGTTTCTGTGCAATCACTTTGTCTGGCCTCCCCTTAGGGTGTGTATGCATGTCTCTATCAGACcccctttttacatttttacttttatctgTTAATGTGAAATTTAGACGTTTACAGACGTGCGCTAGTTCTTCGGTTGAGTTGTTACTCCACGAGTGCCCGTTTCCCACGTTAAGGGATTCCCCACAACAATACATCTTTAAACCTCTGTGGGTGGCTGCATATCATACTCCAAAAGAAAACAATGTTTTGGGTTTCACAGTATATTaatgtgcttcttttttttttttttgcctgattATTAAATGGTGTCACTTTTAGAAGTAAAACTGTATGtcaagacctttttttttttttttttgtcttaacaCTCATCTGATCCTGGTCCTAAGTTGAGCCTTTTTATTTGGTTgtcatatttaattttttttgaatAAATACTCTATGTATGAAACGGGtgtttgttttgatattttgacAACATCAGCAGGATGTTTCAtcataaaaagaaaatcactgtTTATGCGTGCTGTCTGCACTGTGTGCGCAATCCTAAAAATGAATTTAATGACGTTCACATCAGGTATCGCTGCCTCGAGGTGTTTATGCAATTGCACGGCAGGTGGATTCTGGTGAGATCACGCGAGAATCGCAGGATCACACATAAAACAATATGTACCAAACCATCTGCCGTGTCTGGTTAAGTCTTACCAATTCTTCCATACAAATGATACATCCTAATTTCATTCCAGATGTGATTTTGTTAAACTTTATTGTAAGAGTCCATTCATTTCTTACTTTCTTGGAAAGGTACTGATTATTGGTAAAATGGAGACGATGCTCTGCCAAAAGCTccaaaatgggaaaaaaaagttagtattgttgtaaactgaatattgtAACTTCATGTTTGAGTTTCATCCTTGCTTATAATTTACTTCACAGAAAGACAAAGTAACGCTTTTTGCACGCTCAGCTGGCCTAATTGTGTGCTGAATAAATGATAGTTACTGGCAAAGGTCTTATGCGTTAACAATTAATTGGTGTACAGATTTTTAGTACTAAATTGAATGGCCCTTTTACAGAAACCTTCCTCAGAAATAACCGTTACATATCGGTTACTTTTAAGGAAATTAATAGGAAACGATGGGACCAATAAAGAGTTACACAGGACTGTGTATCATATGATTCAACTGGAAGGCAATAAGCCCGAAATAAAACATGGAACTGAATGATGCTGACACGGTGCTGTTAGTTGAATTTGAGCTAAAACAAACACAGCAACAGTGTAAACTGTAATTTCTGCAATAATTGCATCCAACATTCAGTGTTTATCAGTAGACTCTTTACGTGCTGGGGAACATGAGAAAATAAGAATTCATTAAACTGTGAGTGGCTGTGGCTCGGGGGGGGGGAGAGTGGTCGTCTACCAAACGGAAGGTCGGTGGTTTGATCCCAGGTCTGCGTGTTGAAGTGTCTTTGGGCAAGACACTTTACCCCAGAATTGAATGTGAATGAATGGCGTCCTGAAGCCTTGGGTGTCTGAATGGTTACCATCGAGCGCTACGAGTAATCGTTTAAGACTAGAAAAACGCtctataaatgcagtccatacGTTAAACTTTTTAGAAATTGTAGGTTTACGCACTTTAAACTAATAAATGCACTCAGTGCACTGCTGAACCAGCAGGCCTGGTTGTACTCAGTGCAGTAGACAACACGACACTATAAAGGGATATTATGTTTGTGTACATGCACTCCACGTAGGAGTGCAGCGTTCATTATTACTGACAGGAAATGGCCACAAGGCGGTTATCAGTCACTCCCTGTTTGAAAGACGCACTTCATAACTGTTCTTCACTACAGCGTAGTGTAATCTCTGTTTACACTTCTGCCTGTCTGTGCTCATAACTCCATATTAGCTCGGCAGTGTACCATCTCCACTTCCTGCTTGTGTAGTATAACGTCCCCTGCTTTTATAATTGCTTTATCCCTCGCTCCTGTAAAACACTCATCTTTGTTTAAACAGTGTCCTTGTTGCACTGAGTCACAGAACAGGATATTTAACTAGAACGCTGTATGTATGTGCCCTGAAGGGACAGTTTCCGGCTTCATTTATATCCAAAGCTCACGGCATGAAACTCTCCTGGTTATCCCATCATGTATTTCCATTtaaatcttttcttttaaagataatttcAGTGATTGTCAGCATAGAAACACAGGCTGTGTTATGTTACAGTCCTATACTTTTGTTATGGACACCAGTTGTAATTCTTTTGACTGTGTTTCTaataaatcagttttttttttcctttcagttTTCACATCTGGAATGCCACATTAATGAACATGAAAATGACTCGTATGCTGATACCACTCACTCAGTTTCATCTGTGAATGTTGCAGCTTTACAGAAACAAAATCAGCATATAAATAACAGAAAGTAAACGTGCACATTTGAGTGTTTATTGCATCCCCTTTAagctctgtaaaaaaaaaaaaggtaccagCATAAAGCCCACTAACTTGTCTGTCAGCAACAGGGACTGGTTCGTCTAAAATTTGCCCAAAGCCCCTTTCATTGGTTAGAGTGGAATAACAATTCCCAACCATTCATTTTGTCCATATTTTTTTGCATGAAATTAACAAACATACTATCAAAAACACATGTTAATAATCATTTCTCCAGAACTTTCAAGGAAGAGGGGCTTCCTTGTATTTTTCAGTCTTGGAGGGTCTCTGGTTAGGAGGGTGAGGAGCGCCTCCACACCTCAGGATGTGCAGCTTTGCCATGATGTTCCTGAAGCAGTGATTTAACATGCTTCTGACAGCGGCTGAGGAGAAGTAGAAGATAAATGGATCCAGGCAGGCGTTGAAGGTGCTGCAGAGCAACGCCCCGTCCCTCCAACTCTCactcaccttaaaaatataccCCACCACGTGGGAGGCGTTGTAAGGCCCGAAACAGACGGCAAAGACTATCAGCGTGCCAAGCGCCAGACCAATGGCACGCAGCCTCCGGCGCCTGCCGATGTTTGGAAGACGGGACAGGATGTGGATGAAGTTGACGTAGCAGAAGCAACAGATGAAGAAGGGGACGCAGAAGAGAACGCAGAAGAGCTCCAGGCGGACTGGCAGCAGGATCTCGAGCTCGTCCTTTTCGAAATACCGGTAGCAGGTGGTGTTGCTGCCGTTGCTCCTCTGGGCGTCCTGAATGATGTAGACGATGCTGAGGTTCAGAGAGGTCACCACCCAGAACATGATGCAGGCAAACACGGCGTAGCGAGGTCTGCGACACACAGAATACCTGAGGGGGAAGGCCACCCCCAGGTAGCGCTCCACACTCACAGCTGTGAGGAGCAGGGTGCTGTTGTAGATGGTGACGAAGAACATAAAACCAGTGAAGGGACACAGGGCGTAGGGCATCATCCACACCTTGTTGTCGAAGGCCTCCTTCATCTTAAACGGCAGGATAGCCAGGAAGATGAGGTCGGAGATGGTGAGGTTGAGGAGGAGGACGTCTATCGGGACTGCCTTGCGACGCACCTTGCGGCACAAGGTGCAGAATGCCAGGATGTTGGCGGGGACCCCCGTCACGAAGGTGAAGATGTAGACGGAAAGCATCAGCCAACTGTACACCATGGCGACTGCTCACACCAGGGATtctcagactctctcagacACTGGACGCAAAAAAACCACGAATCAGGATTCATAAAAGCAAAGCATTCAAGCCTGCTTTTGCTGAATAATTAACATTTTAGAGACGCATTCCCTCTTTTGAATATCTGATTGAGAATAATGATATAGCCTAGTCAAGGGAATTTCAAGGGAACGTTTGGTCTGGTATTGTCTCTTTGGATGGTGACGTCGGTCAACCCAACACTTTGGtcaagactgaaatatctcaacaactgatGAATGCATTgccattcttttttctttatcagACATTCATGCTTCCATGAGGATGAATCCAATTGAATTTGCTTATAAGATGAGTTATCCTGTGGTGCCACAACAAGGTAAATTTGTTTTTTGGAGTAagatgtctcaacaactatcaGACGGATtgctatttcattttgtacagacaGCCAAGGTTGTAATCAGGtaaaatttgtatttttgtattattgtcCTTTACTTTGGTTTTTAACCAAATAACTGCAAAacaaatgacattcccatcagcctttgCTGTACTTAATGCTAATAATGAAATGTTAGGATCGTAACACAATTAAGATAGTAAACCTGGCAAACATTATACCCGTtaaacatgttagcattgtcattatgagcatgttagcatgcttaccACCTCTAGAataattttctgaatgaaaCCCTGTGTGTACAGCATACAAGCCTCACAATTACATTTATCTGAAGATTGTCAAAAGAGATTATTCAGGAAAAGCTATCTGACCTATCAGGTCAGATTCAAGGCCTCCTTAAAGGCAATGagtcttcttttcttttgtagaaaacaaaattaaatagTAAAGACAAAAAGTGTTCCTAAAATTACTAGCCTACTAATTTACTACATTGCAACTATTGCAAGTAAAGATGTAGAACTTCTGCTTCAAATATCAAATTGAAATAATCATCTTCTTAAAAACGCCGCATACTCTTTCAAATTAAATTCAGGGATTTAAATTGATAGATGCAAATTGATAACATTGACAGTACAGAAATCACAAATCAGCCTTCAGTTGGTTATGGGGTCAAAGGATACATTATTCtatttatattttgtctttcttattgccaacaaatcccatgaaaagaccaaaacaacaGTGTCTTAGTCTGTCAATACTTTCCAACTTCTCtaccctgtctgtggctctctGACTGCTTCACACTGAAGAAGAAATGGTGACAAATACTTtatatgcatttctttaaaaaaggcTACATTTCCCTAAACAACTGGGCACTGTAGCATTAAGCATATGCTACTCAAATAGGAGTAAATTGTAAAtatgttggggactatttttgTGGGATTGactaaaataaactacagtgcccattcatggtaatgaaggatCACATCACCTATTATAATGTTTGctttaaatgctttaaattACAATAATGGAAGATTTGAATTCCTTACTTATATCTTAAAAACTGGGAAATAAATATAGATGTACAGCCTACATAAGTTACTTATAAGAAGTGTGACGAACTTACCTCTGTAAAGCTTGAAAAACCAGGCTCTCCATCACTGTGACTCTGACAGCATGCTTTGCCTCCTGGAAGCAGACTGTTTGATCACATCACAAGGCTGCTCTTAAACTGAATATATCTGCTGTCTCGCCTTCAGTAGGGGGAAATTGAATAAGCTCCTGGACACAATCTTTGCTCTCCAAACATCATCTCTCAGCAACCGCTTAAACGCTTGGTGTGATGTGGGTGGAAATGTGTCgtcataacttttttttttgtgtgaaaggcTTTAACGGGGACAAAGAGAAGGGCAGATGTTGCATGAGGGAGAGTGTATACTGGCCACCAGAGGGCAGAGAACTCAGATTTACATGTTCACCCTACTGGTTCCCATTAAAaaaattgcaatttttttttttcgaaattCTTGATACAAAGGACAAGCTATACACTTTCCTTTGATCATTTTATTTACAGATCAGTTTGAAATTAAGTCCTAGAGCTTTCTCATCTCTTATGAGATTTTATCTTTTTATAAACCCAACAAAAGCACAttatttagcaaaaaaaacattttatcaaTAGGGGTTTTACATTGAAAGTGAAATAAACGAACTACAATTAGCTGTCAATGTGCTTTAAATACTATTTAGTGTTTACAAATCAAACCAAACCCTGTAAAAAATATCCTTAAATGAGTCAAATGTAGGCCTATCCCTCGTTTTGGCACTTTAAGAGCCAAACAActtattttacattatacaCCAAAGTAGTTTcagattaaagtgatggttcggagtaatttaccctagggtcctttgcaccatgacctcgagccaaacacccccccagaagcttttttcacctgggtctaacactgggagagttagcgtagagtagcgttatcagctgaatagcttagcgcggggctaatggacccacgtttgtatctcttaaatgaccccactaataatgcccgaaatgataccaaaggtctatactagtatatataggttatgctctcataaaacgatggattggaaagtttgtaagtacagcagaaggttatgtaaataacacttgcctgctggcttctgctctctgttgctgttgctgctgctacctgcagttagacgagtgcttagggccgtataaattactacaccgaaaagagatacaacaaaaatatgtattaatttaatgattaaataaggtaatgtctccaaccttacctcaattattacttgtctcctgctagttatattacagcacttactttaaaaaataagttaaattaaaaaatatttttgttgcatctctttttggtgttgtaatttgtagacgtccctaagcactcgtcttacagcagcaacaacaacagcagagagcagaagcaagtgttatttacataaccttctggtgtacttacaaacttttcaatccatcgttttatgagagcataacctatatatactagtgtagacctttggtatcatttcgggcattattagtggggtcatttaagagatacaaacgtgggtccattagccccgcgctaagctattcagcggctaacgctactctacgctaactcgcccaatgttagacccaggtgaaaaaagcttctgggggggtgtttagctcgaggtcatggtgcaaaggaccctagggtgaattactccgaaccatcactttaacgtcAAATCATCACCAGCAGCTACGTCGGTAATTCAGTCAGACAACTCacgtttgaaatgtttattataaCAGCAGAACGTTGTGTTTGGCGGCCAGACTCCGACCTCATCACTCCCTGCAGTATGGGTTTACATGAGATATTGGGGAGTGGATGCTGTGGTGG
It includes:
- the LOC120571753 gene encoding free fatty acid receptor 3-like, with the protein product MVYSWLMLSVYIFTFVTGVPANILAFCTLCRKVRRKAVPIDVLLLNLTISDLIFLAILPFKMKEAFDNKVWMMPYALCPFTGFMFFVTIYNSTLLLTAVSVERYLGVAFPLRYSVCRRPRYAVFACIMFWVVTSLNLSIVYIIQDAQRSNGSNTTCYRYFEKDELEILLPVRLELFCVLFCVPFFICCFCYVNFIHILSRLPNIGRRRRLRAIGLALGTLIVFAVCFGPYNASHVVGYIFKVSESWRDGALLCSTFNACLDPFIFYFSSAAVRSMLNHCFRNIMAKLHILRCGGAPHPPNQRPSKTEKYKEAPLP